The genomic segment caTTTACACACGAGCATTGATTATTTCATGAGTAAGTTCGtttaagattaaaaaatatGTGTGGGACATTATTTCACCTTTTTTGGGGCGTTCTTTtacatttttcccaaatttttgggACGTGATTTCATTTTGATTTAGGAGTGTTATTATTGcactttgattttggggtgTTAGTTCATTCAGCCAGCAGATGCATAATAAGGTATAAGCTTCAGTATAACATGTTGTATAAAAATAGGATTTAGTTCATCGGTATACTCTGCGTaaaatttaattgcaaaaatactttccaTGACATCACTTCTATCGACACGGCGAAATGAGAACTTATTGTCTTATTGACAGGAGTAGATATTGGAAAATGTGTTGGAATTATTCACTGCTTTGAAGTGTTTTGTATAAATTAGTTGTAAATATGAAAAAGtgtttatttactttttatacccaccaccgacggatgggggtatattcattttgtcattccatttgcaacacatcgaaatatccatttccgaccctataaagtatatatattcttgatcagcgtaaaaatctaagacgatctagacatgtccgtccgtctgtctgttgaaatcacgctacagtcttcaaaaatagagatattgagctgaaactttgcacagattctttttttgttcataagcaggttaagttcgaagatgggctatatcggactatatcttgatatagcccccatatagacctatcctccgatttagggtcttaggcccataaaagccacatttattatccgattttgctgaaacttggggcagtgagttgtcttaggcccttcgacatcgtccgtcaatatggctcagatcggtttagatttggatatagctgccatatagaccgatcctccaatttagggtcttaggcgcataaaagccacatttattatccgattttgcggaaatttgggacagtgagttgtgttaggtccttcaacattctccgtcaattaggcttagatcggtccagatttggatatagctgccacatagaccgatctctcggttttaggttttggagccaataaaaaacgcatttattatccgatgttgccgaaatttgggacaaagagttatgttaagcccctccacatatttctgcaatttggtctagatcgatcaagatttgcatatagctgccatatagaccgatctctctatttaaagtcttggccccataaaaggcacatttttactccgattgcactgaaatttgacacacagaTTTatattatgctcttcgacatccgtgtcgtatatagttcagatcggtttatttttagatataacttctaaaaagaccaatattttgttatatacaattgaacaataacttttacttattagtatttggtctaaatcggaacatgtattgatatagctgctatggggcataaggtatgcaattttcaccaaattttgaaaaaaggtggtttacatatatacccgatgtggtgggtatccaaagttcggcccggccgaacttaacgcctttttacttgtttcatattaaaattaaaatcaaataattacATTTTAACTATTGTTTTACCTATTTCTATCAAGTAACTACTACGACTGCTCCTGAACTCACGAGTGGATTTTGAACAGCTGATACACGATCCTACACTCGTTAGCGAATGCTCTAAcgccaaaacaaaaattgtagaaCAATTTTACTAGTTCAACTATGTAGTAATTCGACCCAGGTTGGTTAGATCACGTACCGTTTTGGAGTATAAGAAGGGTATTACTGTTAGGGTGCTGGGCTtacattttagtatttagagggaACGACAAGCTGATTCcttgcttaggtgtatgttcgtagtggaatggggcggaataatatccgcaccctctctGTAACCTTCCTTAACACATATCTAACCACAATCTTTTCAAAGTTTCACTGTCAGTTTTATATATTCGAATGCTATTGGGATTGAACGAAAGATCGACATAGACATAGATCATGTTAACTAATGCATCAAATATTGCCAGGTATTAGAAAGGGTATGATAAGATTTAAATCTGTTAAAAGGATGGTAGTCAGTAAttgaaacaagcaaaagcgtgctaagttcggccgggccgaatcttatataccctccactatggatcgcatttgtcgagttcttttcccggcatctcttctttggcaaagcaggatataagaaaagatttgctcagctattagagcgatatcaagatatggtctggttttgaccacaattaaatcatatgttggagacctgtgtaaaatgtcagccaattcgaataagaattgcgcactttgggagctcaagaagtaaaatagagagatcgatttttatgggagctgtatcgggctatagaccgattcagaccataataaacacgtatgttgatggtcatgagaagatccgtcgtacaaaatcggcaactcaggcaaatcggatagtaattgagacctctaaagactcaagaagtcaagatctcagatcggtttatatggcagctatatcaagttatgaaccgatttgaaccttatttgacacagttgttaaaagtaagaataaaacaagtaaaaaggcgttaagttcggccgggccgaactttggatacccaccacctcgggtatatatgttgtTTCTTTACGAACTTtggttttgccttttttttccCACAAGACTAGAttgctttttttgtttcaattcaatttgtttattttcacaggtttgtattttttttgttccaCTGTGCAATATTTACAATGTAGTATAAGCTTAATTAGGTAAGTGCAATATAAATTAGtttaaacactttgtgcaataattaggttttaagaaaatatatgtAGGTAAATTTTAACAGTGTAGATAATAAGTAGTtagtaattttataatttttcttgtgtttcttgcaatttttgtttcacTAATTTCCTTAGGTAAGTattcttcttgtttttgttttgttttaatttcaaggTAGGTATTTAGGGTTCACAATATAGGTAAGTATGTTTATTTTCTAGATGGTAagtatttttaaacaatttcacattttaaaCAGTTCTTAATTTCTTTGCTGTGTACAATTTAATttcactttttctttctttttccttgctcacaggttctttttgttgttcttttttttcttggtcGCGGGGGTTTATATGCGTACGGGAGTTAAGCTTGACTTCGAATCAttaccaaaaagaaaagaatatcaTCTGCCAGTGGTTGGCGATGACCATTTGTTTGGCTGaataacaacaaacaagtaTGTACCCAGCGACTGCATATACGCACGTTGGTATGAGTGCGTGTGTGTTTTACATGACAGACCGCTAGGCACATACCTGTTGCGTTTAGCTAGCACAGCAgctatgataaaaaaaatagcacaaccatgaacattccgcccCCCATGACCAAGTGTTACATTCCAAGATTTTAAGGGCTACGTAAGTATGACGATGGAAGCCTTATTGATTTAGATTCCGAATAGGGCCGGATATGATGTATCCCAGTACCGTCCTATAGGCGTTGACGTCACCAAGTCCGGTAAATATGCGACCTTCTCTATGTATTGCAGAGTATGTATCTGCACCAAGCTCTAGATCGATAGGAACATTGCTTCTcgggtccgggtcagctagtgagcTATCAGTTAAATCACGGGTCGGGTCGTGAAGAAGAGGGTCGGAATAGGGTTGTCTTGGCAGCTCGTCCGTGATGAGCGCGTTGACCTTTAACGCCCAAGTGCTAGTGGGTTGGCGAGACATAATTTTAAAGCTAGCAAATCGTTTACCTTGGTACAAAAACGTTCGAAGACCAAGCCGGCGGAACGTCGCATACGCGATTCTGGACATTATAGAGGACTGGCTTACCAGGACTCGCACAGAAGCCCAACTGTCGACGTCTTCACCGGTTATGCGTATAATGGCCGTCGGCACAAAAACAATGTCCCATAAGAAGCGGGGCGGTGTCACAGGCACGTCTATATTGAGGGGTGCCTCTTCGAGTTGAGGGGCCCCATGGAGTAGGGTGtgatgacgatcatgacaacggCGGCACCCTGTGAGGCTTGTACAGTCTGGCGCTAGG from the Stomoxys calcitrans chromosome 1, idStoCalc2.1, whole genome shotgun sequence genome contains:
- the LOC131994112 gene encoding uncharacterized protein LOC131994112, translating into MAAYLPRGDWQEEEERPRENNRGARHNERRDGNRQERGHPGADRDLQRGRGRPSIWQYSCGLCQDDHALNSCQRFRDKTPYQRYETVERRGYCRNCLARSHLAPDCTSLTGCRRCHDRHHTLLHGAPQLEEAPLNIDVPVTPPRFLWDIVFVPTAIIRITGEDVDSWASVRVLVSQSSIMSRIAYATFRRLGLRTFLYQGKRFASFKIMSRQPTSTWALKVNALITDELPRQPYSDPLLHDPTRDLTDSSLADPDPRSNVPIDLELGADTYSAIHREGRIFTGLGDVNAYRTVLGYIISGPIRNLNQ